In Leptolyngbya sp. NIES-2104, the genomic window CCTATCTACCATTCGAGAACTGTACGCTTGCAGTTGAAGCTAGCTTTCGGAGCATTGTCACCAGCGTACTATTGGCTGAAGGAGACTGGTTTGAGCGAGAGATGGAGTTTTGGCGATCGCAAATTCAGCCAGGAATGACAGTTATTGATGTGGGTGCAAATGTCGGCGTTTATACGTTTAGTGCAGCTTCACGAGTTGGAAAAGAGGGGTGTGTGATTGCAGTTGAGCCATTCTCTGGGTGTGTTCATTGCTTGGAAGAAACCCGTCAGATCAATGATTTCTCTCAGGTGCGAATCTGTGCTGGAGCCGCAAGCGATCGAGTTGGAACAGTAAAGCTTTCTCTACAAAGTGCAAGTGAGTTAAACGAAGTCGTTGATGCAGACAGCAACATTGAAAATGCTGAAGTTGTGAAGTGTTTTACTTTAGACAGTCTGATTGAAGCAGAACAAATCGATCGCATCAATCTACTAAAGCTCGATGCTGAAGGTCATGAAATGCAAGTGTTACAAGGCAGCGATCGTATTCTGACTGAATTTCGACCTGTACTTCTTTATGAAAACATTGCAGGAAGTAAAGGGAGTAACTTACCTGTTGCGGAATACTTGATAGCAAAGAACTATCGATTATTCCGCTATCAGCCATTCGTCCAGGAGTTGATTGAAATCCGATCGCTCGAAGATCTGCAAGGCAACCTCAATGTGATTGCTTTACCTCATTCTATTTAAGGAATTTTTACGATGGCTTTTTTTCTAGATGCACTCAAACAACATGGTTTTCTCGATCGCATTCATCTGAGTATCTGCAATGTTGGTTCGCGCAAGGTGAGCGCTCAAGATGACTATGCAAGCCAAGTTTGGCGGGTTTTTGCTCCGAATCTGACGATCTATGGCTTCGATGCTGATCCAGAAGCCTGTGAGATTGCAAATTCAGAGTTTGAATCACGAGGAGCAGATTGGAATGAGTTTCATATTCCGATCGCACTTGCTAAAGAATCTGAAGTTGCAACGCTGTATGTCACTAGAAATCCAATGTGTAGTTCTCTCTATCAACCCGACGAAGAACTACTTCAGCATTTCCCCGGTCTGCCGAGTCTCGTGAACCTAGATCACACAATCGAAATCGAGACGACCACACTAGATGCTTTTTGCCAAGGGGAGTTGATCGATGAGATTAATTTCTTACAGATCGATGTGCAGGGCGCAGAGCTTCAGGTTTTAGAAGGCGCAGTTCAGACACTCAATCAAAGCATTTTAGCGATTCAGGCTGAAGTTGAATTTTCGCCGCTTTATCAAAATCAGCCTTTGTTTGCAGATGTGGATACATTTTTGAGACGACAAGGATTCACGTTGTTTGATGTCTCCAAAGCACAAATTGCGCGATCGTCAATCCGCTCAGCAAGTCGTCTGGGACAATTGCTTTGGGGAGATGCGATCTATCTTCGTGATCCATTTGATAAAAATACTCCAAAACAGTTCAAAACACCTGACCAGATTTTCAAGTTAGCTTGTGTTGCCGATGCACTAGAGTTTACAGATTATGCTTTGGAGCTTCTGATGGCTTTAACCCTGAACTATGCAAGCAGTTTCGACTATAACTTCGCAGAAATCATTCTTGAAAGCTTAAATCAGATTTCAGGGTTAGAGCAATTAGAAAGAGTACAGGCTTTAATCGCTGAGCTAAAGCCATATGTAACAGTTCAGCATTAAATTGCTTTTTTCATCTGTGTTTGCCACATTTGCAGGTAGGCAGCTTCCATCTGGCGGGTGAAAGCTTTTGCATTCCAGAGCGGGGCAGTTTGGCGCGATCGCATTAAATCCCAGTGAATCTTCTGGCGTAGAGCGGCATCAGTCCCCAGCTTTACGCCCCATTCAATGTATTCTTCATCTGTCCAAGCAATTCCTTCACTAATCCCTGCATTTTTTAGCATGGTGTAACTATTACGAGCAGCGAACTGTTCTCCAACACGAGTAACAAGAGGAATTCCCATCCACAGGGTTTCAAGTGTAGTGGTTGCACCGTTGTACGGGAACGTATCGAGAACTACGTCTGCGATCGCTAAGTTTGCACGATGTACCTCAGAAGAAGCAACATTACCTAAGAACCGTAGCCGCTCTTGTTCAATCCCAAGTTCTTCAGCAATATCAAAGAAGAACTTTTGAATTGATTTTTCATCTGATAAGCCTTTAATCAGAAAATAGCTGTTTGGGACTTGTTTGATGATTTGCAGTTGCAGACGAGTTGTATCGAGATGGCGCTTAAACCCTCGCTGTGCACTGAGAAAGACGATCGCATCGTTTGGAATGTTTAAGTCAGAGCGGTGCAACGTTGGAACCCCAACTTCAAAACCATCAACTGCAATGTATGTTTGAGGCAATCGCCAGATTTTTTCGCGGTAATACTCTTGAGCCGTGTCTGGTAAAACGTAAGGATCAGCAATGAAGTAATCGACCGCAGGCAGACCAGGTGCATCCCAACCGAGCCAAGTGATTTGGACAGGTGCGGGTTTGAGAGCAAGGATTCGACAACTGAGATCTAATGTGATGCTGTCGAGATCAATCAGAATATCAATCTCGTCTTGCTGAATCTGATATGCAATGTCGATCGGAGTATCGTCTAAAGTGAAATGATGAGCGCGATCGAAAGTCTGGACATACCAAGCTTGCAGCGGATCAGTCGAGGAACGATTTAGAAAATAACCGTAGACTTCAAATGTATTGCGATCGTGGTATTGAATTAACCAACGCGCTAACCAACCAACTGAGTGAGTTGCCATACACCGGGAAAGATAACCCACTTTTAAGCGCTTCGGAGAACACCGCTGGATTGGCAAAACTGGGTTTCCGATACGAGCAGCGTGATCTTGAGTTTCAGTCTGAATAAACTCAAGCAGTCGATTTTGTAGAGTTCGCCACGATCGAGGCTGGTCTTTAAGGTACACCAAGTAGTAAGCCACATTCGTCAACTGACTCAAAATGCTGGGATCAAGTCCGTCTGTGGGTTGATCTACAAATGCTTGAAGGTTCGCTTCTTGCTCTTGAGCGATCGAGAGTGCTTCTTCCCAGTAGCCTCCCGCACTCATTAGACCCCGGAGCAGCAGATGACCTGATCTGACTTTCTCATCTAATGTACTGCTGAGTTCATACCGCTGCTTTGCAGTCTGAATGCCTAAATCGTATTCGTGGCAATTTTGGTAGAAAGAAGCTAGATGACCTAACGTTTCGATATCGTTCGGATAGAGTCGGAGAAACAACCGCGCAAGTTCGATTGAGAAACGGTAGAGCGATCTCGAATAAGCAAGCTCGATGGCAGCCGTGAGAATTGCCCATCGGAAGTCTCGCTTGTCTGGAATCCAGCGATCGCAGGCTTCAACGAATGAGAGAACTGTAGGCGAGGGTGGAACAAATTCAAGAACCCGCCGCAACATGAGCAGTATTTGATTGACCTCGATCGAGGTTTCACAAGTCTGAAGCAGGGGAATTGTTTGCTCACAGATCTCAGTCATTTGATGTTTAAGCTCGATCGACAAATCTAGCACCTTGAGCATATTTACTAGATCATCTGGATGAAATTCGCGTAAATGTTGGCGAATGACCCAAGCGATCGACAAGTCTGCGTCTTTCTCAAATCGTTGAGCGGCGTTCTCTAATACTTCGGTTAGTTCAGCGATCGCTGATTCAGTTTGCCCTGGCTCACCGTTTGACAGCACAAATAGCCAAGTCGTTTGTGCTTCTTCTTCTTCTCCTTGCAGCAGTAGTACTAGACCATAGTGCCAATAGTGCAATTGGGTTTTTGGCTCTTGATCAATCAGTTGCTCATACAATAGTGCTGCTTTGCTGTAGTAGCCTTGCAAAAGGGCTTCATGCGCTTGAAAAGTTAGCGTAACTTCAGCCGGAAATGGGGGAGTGAGAGTCATAGGTTACACACAAACAAGTGATATCAGTATGGACGGTTTGATGAGAACTGAAACACAAAAAATAAGTGAGTAGATTCCTCTACCCACTTACGTGAAGCTAAATCGACAAGATTAATTCATTGCTGACGATTTTGCTGGAGGTGTCATTGCGTTGTTAGCGGGGTTGATCGTTGCAAGACCCAGCGGGTTGGTCGTGGGCACGTCGCTTTCATAAGCGATACCAAGCGTGGTCGTTTCAGTGGTGGTCGGATCAGTCACAACAAACACAGTTCCACCATACGATCGGAGAGCAGCCACGCGGGAAGTTCCAGTCGTAAGAACTTGAGTCGCGCTGGTAGCAACATCATCACCCGATGCGTAATCGTAGTTCGGGGTTTGCTTGGGAACTGGATTTGCCATCTGCTCTAGACCTTTAGCAAATCGCGTCTTCTCAAGGTAGAACGATTGCTGAGTTCGGTTGAGTGTACCGACGTAGGTCTTTGCTTCAGACTGTTTACCCTTGTTCGCTTGGTTGAGGAACGAAGGAAGCGCAATTGCAGACAGGATACCGATAATGATGATCACCACGAGCAATTCGATCAGAGTGAAACCACCTTCTCTTTTTTTCGAGATCAAATGATTCAGGAATTTTGCCTTCAGTTCAGATTTCATGAGAAACGTTTCTCCTTATAAGGTGCGGTTTGTTTGAACTTCTAACGCCTGAATCTAATCTGCCCAGCCCGATCAAGTTTCATATCACCTTGAATTAGAAATTCTAGAACTTCCAACTTTCATTTCGGTGCAATGTTCCCTACAGATAGATATGACTTCCAGCACTGAAGTTTTCTAATCCACAATCCTAGGCATTTCTTTCAATCATTACATAGCCGTTTTCTTCCAAAGGTAGCAACAAGCCTTTCACTCGTTCCAATGCCTCTGTTTCCGACGTTGGTTCTTGTGTCACCGGATTAAAGGGACGAAGCTTTTGCCACCATTGAACTAGAGCATTGATCGATCTTGGCATTTCCAAAAGTGGCAGCAGGCATCCTGCACCCTGGCTATCGATGATCAGTGATAAATCAGATAGTTGACAAACTCGGCTCAGTTCAAAGATTTTTGCCCCAGTCACACAATGATTTAGGGCTTCGCGAAACTCAGTCGTGACCACCTGTGGGTGCAGATGCGCGATCGCGGACTGCCAGGTTTCGTCACTCCATTGCGAGATCGGCTCATACTCCTGAGTTTTTTCTGGTAGACCGCACCAAACATCTAACAGTCGATGACGGGGATTCAATAGTTCACAGAGATAGAGTTGTTCAGCGATCGACTGATCCGATAAGCTCATCATCACTGAGAGTGGCATCTCATCAAGATTGTCAAACAGCGATAGTAAATCCCACTCTCGCCAATTTACCATCGAGATAAACTCCAATTCTGCCGCTTCGATTGCTTCAAACAGCTCCAGAATTGTCCATCCTTTATCACCCTCAAGCAGGTAATTTGCCAGAACAGTTTCATCGTCCGTTTCAAAGTTTGAGTTCCAGCCATACACCTTCATAAACGCATTGTTTTTGACACAACGCATGGTTTCTCGCACTAATTTCACTTCAGCTTCAGGTTCAGTACCAAGCATGAATCCAAGCTGTTTGAAGAATTTCTGAGCGCTGTAATAGATTGATCGTTGCAATGAACTATGAAAATTGGTGCGAAGAACTCCATCTGGCTTCAGGGCTTCCCGCATTGCCTTCAATCCCGCGATCGGATCAGGCAGCAGATATAGCACTTCATCATTATTGATGTAGTCAAATTGCATTCCCAAGCTGGGCAAATCTTCAAGAGCGATCGCATGAAATTCCACGTTCTCGATATTGTGATACTGCAATCGCTTCTGAGCTAAATCGACTGATGCAGGAGAAAGATCGATTCCCACAACTTTTGCGCCTGGATTCGCGATCGCGAGTTCTAGGGATTTATAGCCTGTTCCACATCCAGCATCCAAAATCAGCTTTCCAGCCGGAGTGACCACTTTTTGATTGCGACGGTAGTAAGCTGTCACCAAACTGTGAATGTAGAGGCTTCTGAGATTTTTGGGAAACTGTTCGAGCGGGGTTCTGGGATAGGGCGCATTATCAAACTGCTGACGCATCTTTTCTAGAAAGTCAGACTTTAGCGGAGTCATGGTCATCGTCGTTTCTCCCAAATTGCCGAAAATTCCTTTCAATATGCCTGTGAGATTTCGATTGACCTCCGTAATGGTGCGGGTGGATTTGAAGCGTGAAGAAAGCGATCGCAATTTCTACGGAACTAGAACCTTTATACTGAAGTGAGAAAAATCGCGTTGCAGGAGGCTCGATCGATGGTGACTCAGCCGCAAACCTCTAACGAGGTCGTTTACCCGGAGAGTGACGGCAAACCAATGGCAGACAATACGAAGCAATTTCGCTGGATCGTGGTGATTGAGCAGAATTTAGAATTGTTGTTTGCCGATGATCCGAATGTGTTCGTCGCAGGAGATTTACTGTGGTATCCGGTTGAGGGAAATAATCGGCTCTGTACCGCTCCGGATGCGATGGTTGCGTTTGGTAGACCGAAAGGCGATCGAGGTTCCTATCTGCAATGGCGAGAGGATAACATACCGCCCCAAGTTGTGTTTGAGATTCTGTCACCGGGTAACACAGCACGTGAAATGAGCCGTAAGCTGATGTTTTACAGCACTTATGGGGTTGAAGAATACTATCTTTATGATCCAGATCGAAATCGATTAGAAGGATGGTGTCGATCGGATGATCCGTGGTTGGAACAAATAGAATCGATCGAGGGGTGGATCAGTCCCAGATTAGGAATTCGATTTGAACTTGGTGAAGAATTGAACCTGTATCGACCTGATGGAGTCCCCTTTTTCTCGTTCGCTCAACTTAATCAAATGCTCGATCAAGAACGGCAAAGAGCAGAACAGGAAAAACAGAGAGCCGATGACATGGAAGCTTTGTTGAGACAATATCGCGATCGCTTCGGAGAAATAGACCAAGAGTAAGAACTTTTAGGATTGCAATCTAGAAATCCAACACCCTAGAAAATCACGTGTCATAATGGTGAGGCTGAAAATCCGTAGGGGAAAAGATAGCACTCCCAAACTTACCTAATTGAAGGAGAAAAAATGGCACGAGTGATGGTCGTTGGAGCGGGTGGAGTGAGCCGCGTTGTAACTCACAAACTTGCTGCACTGGAAGAGTTTGATGAAATTCTACTCGCCAGCAGGACTTTAGAACGATGTACCCAGATCGCAGAGAGTATATCTACTAAGTCCATTCAGACCGCACAGTTGGATGCGGATAACGTGCCCGAAACCGTAAAGCTGATCAAAGCGTTTCGACCCGATATTCTGGTCAATGTGGCTCTGCCTTATCAAGATCTGTCGCTGATGGATGCGTGTCTCGAAGCGGGAGTGAACTACCTCGATACGGCGAATTACGAGCCTCCCGACAATCCGAAATTCGAGTATCGCTGGCAGTGGGCATATCAGGAACGCTTTTTCGAGGCAGGGTTAACGGCAATTCTTGGCTGTGGTTTCGATCCCGGTGTGACCGGAATTTTTACCGCTTACGCACTCAAACATCATTTTGATGAAATTCACGAACTCGATATCGTGGACTGTAACGCAGGAACTCACGGAAGAGCGTTCGCAACGAATTTCAACCCAGAAATCAATATTCGCGAGATTACGCAGCCCGGACGCTACTACGAAAAGGGTGAATGGGTGACGGTTCCGCCGCTCTCGATTCATCAGCCAGTAGCTTATCCCGAAATTGGCGATCGCGAATCGTATCTGCTCTATCACGAAGAACTCGAATCGCTGGTAAAACACATTCCAACGCTGAAACGAGCTAGATTCTGGATGACGTTTTCGGAGAACTATTTAATGTATCTCCGGGTGTTGGAAACGTTGGGACTGACGCGGATTGATCCGATCGATTACGAAGGAACTCCAGTCGTGCCGCTGAAACTTCTGAAGAAATTGCTGCCTGATCCGTCTTCGTTGGCGGCGACTTATACGGGACAAACCTCGATCGGGTGTCATCTGCGCGGGATCAAGAATGGTCAACCGCAGCAGTATTACATCTACAACAACTGTGATCACGCCAAATCCTATCAAGAAGTGGGAGCACAAGCGATTTCCTACACTACGGGTGTGCCCGCTGCTCTGGGTGCATTGATGGTGGCGAATGGAACTTGGCAGAAACCAGGAGTCTTTAACGTCGAGCAGCTTGATCCTGATCCGTTCTTGGAACGGTTGGGGGCAATGGGTCTGCCTTGGCATGAAGTGATTGGTCAAGCTTCCCCGTTTGTGGAGGAGTAGGACATGATCAACGATGCAGTTTTGGAGGCGATTCCGTCTCCCTGCTTTGTGCTGGATGAAGAGCGACTTGAGCGGAATTTGCAGATCTTCGATCGAGTTCAACGCGAAGCCCCCGTTAAAGTTCTCTTAGCATTGAAAGCGTATGCCTTGTTTCATTCGTTTCCAATGATCAATCGGATGTTATCCGGGGCATCGGCAAGTTCGCTCTGGGAGGCTCGGTTAGCAGCCGAAGAATTCGGAGGTGCATTGCACGTCTATTCGCCTGCATATCGGGAGCAGGATTTACCGGAATTGTTCGATCGAGCAACTCATGTGACTTTTAATTCTCTAAGTCAGTGGGAGCGCTCACCAAAAGGATCGGCATCGATCGGGCTTCGGATTAATCCGCTCTATTCCCCGGTTAAAACCGCTCTCTATAATCCTTGCCAGCCTGGATCACGTTTAGGTGTTTTGCCTGAACAATTAGGCGATCGCTTACCGGATGGCATCAGTGGCTTC contains:
- a CDS encoding FkbM family methyltransferase codes for the protein MAFFLDALKQHGFLDRIHLSICNVGSRKVSAQDDYASQVWRVFAPNLTIYGFDADPEACEIANSEFESRGADWNEFHIPIALAKESEVATLYVTRNPMCSSLYQPDEELLQHFPGLPSLVNLDHTIEIETTTLDAFCQGELIDEINFLQIDVQGAELQVLEGAVQTLNQSILAIQAEVEFSPLYQNQPLFADVDTFLRRQGFTLFDVSKAQIARSSIRSASRLGQLLWGDAIYLRDPFDKNTPKQFKTPDQIFKLACVADALEFTDYALELLMALTLNYASSFDYNFAEIILESLNQISGLEQLERVQALIAELKPYVTVQH
- a CDS encoding O-linked N-acetylglucosamine transferase, SPINDLY family protein codes for the protein MTLTPPFPAEVTLTFQAHEALLQGYYSKAALLYEQLIDQEPKTQLHYWHYGLVLLLQGEEEEAQTTWLFVLSNGEPGQTESAIAELTEVLENAAQRFEKDADLSIAWVIRQHLREFHPDDLVNMLKVLDLSIELKHQMTEICEQTIPLLQTCETSIEVNQILLMLRRVLEFVPPSPTVLSFVEACDRWIPDKRDFRWAILTAAIELAYSRSLYRFSIELARLFLRLYPNDIETLGHLASFYQNCHEYDLGIQTAKQRYELSSTLDEKVRSGHLLLRGLMSAGGYWEEALSIAQEQEANLQAFVDQPTDGLDPSILSQLTNVAYYLVYLKDQPRSWRTLQNRLLEFIQTETQDHAARIGNPVLPIQRCSPKRLKVGYLSRCMATHSVGWLARWLIQYHDRNTFEVYGYFLNRSSTDPLQAWYVQTFDRAHHFTLDDTPIDIAYQIQQDEIDILIDLDSITLDLSCRILALKPAPVQITWLGWDAPGLPAVDYFIADPYVLPDTAQEYYREKIWRLPQTYIAVDGFEVGVPTLHRSDLNIPNDAIVFLSAQRGFKRHLDTTRLQLQIIKQVPNSYFLIKGLSDEKSIQKFFFDIAEELGIEQERLRFLGNVASSEVHRANLAIADVVLDTFPYNGATTTLETLWMGIPLVTRVGEQFAARNSYTMLKNAGISEGIAWTDEEYIEWGVKLGTDAALRQKIHWDLMRSRQTAPLWNAKAFTRQMEAAYLQMWQTQMKKAI
- a CDS encoding bifunctional 2-polyprenyl-6-hydroxyphenol methylase/3-demethylubiquinol 3-O-methyltransferase UbiG, which produces MTMTPLKSDFLEKMRQQFDNAPYPRTPLEQFPKNLRSLYIHSLVTAYYRRNQKVVTPAGKLILDAGCGTGYKSLELAIANPGAKVVGIDLSPASVDLAQKRLQYHNIENVEFHAIALEDLPSLGMQFDYINNDEVLYLLPDPIAGLKAMREALKPDGVLRTNFHSSLQRSIYYSAQKFFKQLGFMLGTEPEAEVKLVRETMRCVKNNAFMKVYGWNSNFETDDETVLANYLLEGDKGWTILELFEAIEAAELEFISMVNWREWDLLSLFDNLDEMPLSVMMSLSDQSIAEQLYLCELLNPRHRLLDVWCGLPEKTQEYEPISQWSDETWQSAIAHLHPQVVTTEFREALNHCVTGAKIFELSRVCQLSDLSLIIDSQGAGCLLPLLEMPRSINALVQWWQKLRPFNPVTQEPTSETEALERVKGLLLPLEENGYVMIERNA
- a CDS encoding saccharopine dehydrogenase family protein translates to MARVMVVGAGGVSRVVTHKLAALEEFDEILLASRTLERCTQIAESISTKSIQTAQLDADNVPETVKLIKAFRPDILVNVALPYQDLSLMDACLEAGVNYLDTANYEPPDNPKFEYRWQWAYQERFFEAGLTAILGCGFDPGVTGIFTAYALKHHFDEIHELDIVDCNAGTHGRAFATNFNPEINIREITQPGRYYEKGEWVTVPPLSIHQPVAYPEIGDRESYLLYHEELESLVKHIPTLKRARFWMTFSENYLMYLRVLETLGLTRIDPIDYEGTPVVPLKLLKKLLPDPSSLAATYTGQTSIGCHLRGIKNGQPQQYYIYNNCDHAKSYQEVGAQAISYTTGVPAALGALMVANGTWQKPGVFNVEQLDPDPFLERLGAMGLPWHEVIGQASPFVEE
- a CDS encoding type IV pilin-like G/H family protein, whose translation is MKSELKAKFLNHLISKKREGGFTLIELLVVIIIIGILSAIALPSFLNQANKGKQSEAKTYVGTLNRTQQSFYLEKTRFAKGLEQMANPVPKQTPNYDYASGDDVATSATQVLTTGTSRVAALRSYGGTVFVVTDPTTTETTTLGIAYESDVPTTNPLGLATINPANNAMTPPAKSSAMN
- a CDS encoding Uma2 family endonuclease, whose protein sequence is MVTQPQTSNEVVYPESDGKPMADNTKQFRWIVVIEQNLELLFADDPNVFVAGDLLWYPVEGNNRLCTAPDAMVAFGRPKGDRGSYLQWREDNIPPQVVFEILSPGNTAREMSRKLMFYSTYGVEEYYLYDPDRNRLEGWCRSDDPWLEQIESIEGWISPRLGIRFELGEELNLYRPDGVPFFSFAQLNQMLDQERQRAEQEKQRADDMEALLRQYRDRFGEIDQE